From Arachis stenosperma cultivar V10309 chromosome 2, arast.V10309.gnm1.PFL2, whole genome shotgun sequence, one genomic window encodes:
- the LOC130960525 gene encoding putative disease resistance protein At3g14460, with protein sequence MAGALVGGALLSGFINVVFDRFITTDAVNLVLGKKLGHDLVERLKISLLAADALVGDAEFKQLDNPSVREWLNSLRDAVYVADDLLDAVLTKAATQKEVRSFWPVSFLNRDRKIVDKMEGVVRRIEFLVNQKDFLGLEKSSYRDFLSWRIPSTSLVEGNILGREKDQQEIIKILNDNREHQLSVIPIVGIGGVGKTTLAQWLYNNDKLMEGFQVKEWVCVSEDFNVVQVTKNIIGQTARNTEDFNSLQLELKEKLSEKKFFIVLDDVWSDDGDVWKKFRTHFQYGVKGSTILVTTRVKEVASVVQTCPPYILSELSEDCCWSVFANNVCFPESNGNSKLEEIGRKIVKKCKGLPLAAETLGSLLRTKHDVKEWEAVLVSDIWEFSVKNSKIIPALLISYFHLPAHLKRCFVYCSLYPKDHCFCKDELILLWKAEDLLRPPNRGESLLEVGSKCFDELASRLFFKRHDHYASESFVMHDLLHDLALFLAGDFYGRFEELGDAVNVYTRTRHLSYESSNLVSENFSSISKVESLRTFLSTNVFSKSDNIDDVTCNPILKLKYLRVLSLPSFKALDVLPRLIGKLTYLRYLDLSRTCIRTLPESLCDLYNLQTLKLACCSSLTKLPNGMHKLVNLQHLNISGTDLKEMPRGMSKLQHLHTLSYFIVGKHKDNGIQELELLNLHGYFEIQKLENVLDVKEARSARIIDKKNIDNLMLEWSSGDYIVSRTQTERDILDSLQPHHGLEVLQIRGYKGTIFPNWMGHCSYQNMTDVSLESCKNCCMLPSLGQLPSLKSLCIEGFHQLRSIGMEFYKNEGDHHSSLLAPFPSLEILEFNNMPCWEVWHLPDSETFPRLTKLQIRDCPVLKGDMLGRVFLRIISSLWDVSKVRRLDIRMDYGESEMSLIGEDMVSIKGCESMLKFVLQAMSVNHLSCLKDIYISGWSLDVLFRDNCVLKSLQTLRIWGCSKLKFPQQQQKYSLVELFIEGNCDSLTSLSLDDFPNLKTLTISECKNLESVSLSKPSHAALQRLTIFKCCNFVSFTGKGLAAPNLIRLEVSFCTKLKALPHDMNTLLPSLQSLEIEGCWKICRLPEVGFPPNLKQLIIGKQWRGLSSMRNLDTLTHLIIDGSGSQNVKSFPEAGSLPHLPSLTTLKISQFSNLETLECNQLLCLTSLQHLIIERCAKLENMAGEKLPSSLLLLEIDYCDLLGEHCKNKHQQIWPKISHIPSIQVGTKEVFLWRTDRYTYRGKRMQMARIPPYV encoded by the exons ATGGCTGGTGCACTTGTTGGGGGAGCTTTGCTCTCTGGCTTCATTAACGTTGTCTTTGACAGGTTCATTACAACGGATGCGGTCAACCTGGtcttgggcaagaagcttggtcATGACTTAGTTGAAAGGCTGAAGATTTCTCTGCTTGCTGCTGATGCTCTGGTTGGTGATGCTGAGTTCAAGCAATTGGACAATCCTTCTGTGAGGGAGTGGCTTAACAGTCTGAGGGATGCTGTTTATGTGGCTGATGACTTGCTGGACGCTGTCCTCACCAAAGCCGCCACTCAAAAGGAGGTACGTTCTTTCTGGCCTGTTAGCTTCCTCAACCGGGATAGGAAGATTGTAGATAAGATGGAAGGGGTGGTTAGAAGAATAGAATTTCTTGTAAATCAAAAAGATTTCCTTGGTCTTGAGAAGAGTTCCTATAGGGACTTTTTGTCATGGAGAATTCCATCCACATCTCTGGTGGAAGGTAATATCCTTGGCAGGGAAAAGGACCAacaggaaatcatcaagatatTAAATGATAACAGAGAACATCAGTTGTCTGTGATTCCCATTGTGGGCATAGGTGGGGTTGGCAAAACAACTTTAGCACAATGGCTGTACAATAATGACAAGTTGATGGAGGGTTTTCAAGTCAAAGAATGGGTTTGTGTCTCTGAAGACTTTAATGTTGTTCAGGTTACAAAGAATATTATAGGTCAAACTGCTCGTAATACAGAGGATTTCAATTCACTTCAACTTGAACTGAAGGAAAAATTGTCGGAAAAGAAGTTCTTTATTGTGTTAGACGATGTTTGGAGTGATGATGGTGATGTCTGGAAGAAATTTAGAACCCACTTTCAATATGGGGTAAAGGGAAGTACAATTCTTGTAACAACTCGTGTCAAAGAGGTTGCCTCTGTGGTCCAAACTTGTCCCCCTTACATTCTCAGTGAGTTGTCTGAGGATTGTTGTTGGTCAGTGTTTGCAAACAATGTTTGTTTTCCAGAATCAAATGGGAATTCAAAACTAGAAGAAATCGGTAGAAAGATAGTCAAGAAGTGTAAGGGGTTGCCATTAGCTGCAGAGACACTTGGAAGCTTGTTGCGAACAAAACATGATGTTAAGGAATGGGAAGCTGTATTAGTAAGTGATATTTGGGAATTTTCTGTGAAAAACAGTAAAATTATTCCAGCATTGTTAATCAGTTACTTTCATCTTCCTGCACATTTAAAACGTTGTTTTGTTTATTGTTCATTGTATCCCAAAGATCATTGTTTTTGTAAAGATGAACTAATTTTGCTATGGAAGGCCGAAGATCTTTTAAGGCCACCAAATAGAGGGGAGAGTTTATTAGAAGTTGGTAGCAAATGTTTTGATGAACTAGCTTCTAGGTTGTTTTTCAAAAGACATGATCACTATGCTTCTGAGAGCTTTGTGATGCATGACCTTTTACATGATTTAGCATTGTTCCTTGCTGGAGACTTCTATGGTAGATTTGAAGAGCTTGGTGATGCAGTGAATGTGTATACTCGAACTCGTCATTTGTCTTATGAAAGTTCGAATCTAGTCTCAGAAAATTTTAGTTCCATCAGTAAAGTTGAATCTTTGAGGACATTTTTGTCAACTAATGTCTTTTCAAAGTCAGATAACATTGATGATGTAACATGTAATCCAATATTGAAGCTCAAATATTTGAGAGTTTTGTCACTTCCATCCTTCAAAGCACTTGATGTATTGCCTCGTCTAATAGGTAAATTAACCTATTTGCGTTACTTGGATCTCTCTAGGACATGTATTAGGACACTGCCAGAATCATTGTGTGACTTGTACAATCTACAAACATTGAAGCTGGCATGTTGTTCTAGTTTGACTAAGTTACCCAATGGCATGCATAAACTTGTGAATTTGCAACATCTCAATATTTCGGGTACTGATTTGAAAGAAATGCCAAGAGGAATGAGCAAATTGCAACACCTGCACACATTAAGCTACTTTATCGTGGGCAAGCATAAAGATAATGGAATCCAGGAATTAGAGCTATTAAATCTTCATGGATACTTTGAGATTCAAAAATTGGAGAATGTCCTTGATGTGAAAGAAGCAAGGAGTGCAAGGATAATAGATAAGAAGAACATTGACAACTTAATGTTGGAATGGTCTTCAGGTGATTATATAGTTTCAAGAACACAAACTGAAAGAGATATACTCGACAGCTTGCAACCGCACCATGGCTTGGAAGTGTTGCAAATCAGGGGATACAAGGGTACAATATTTCCAAATTGGATGGGGCATTGTTCTTACCAAAACATGACTGATGTGTCTCTGGAGTCTTGCAAGAATTGTTGCATGTTGCCTTCACTTGGACAGCTGCCATCTCTTAAGTCCCTTTGCATTGAAGGTTTTCATCAGCTGAGGAGTATTGGTATGGAGTTTTACAAGAATGAAGGCGATCATCATTCTTCGCTTCTTGCACCGTTTCCCTCATTGGAGATTTTGGAGTTCAATAACATGCCATGTTGGGAGGTGTGGCACTTACCTGACTCAGAAACTTTTCCTCGACTCACGAAGCTTCAGATAAGAGATTGTCCGGTGTTAAAGGGAGATATGCTTGGCCGGGTATTCTTGAGAATCATTTCTTCTTTGTGGGATGTTTCAAAAGTTCGCAGACTAGATATACGTATGGATTATGGAGAGTCTGAGATGTCACTTATTGGAGAGGATATGGTATCAATTAAGGGATGTGAATCTATGCTGAAGTTTGTACTTCAGGCAATGAGTGTCAACCATCTAAGTTGCCTCAAAGATATCTATATCTCAGGTTGGTCACTTGATGTACTCTTCCGGGACAATTGTGTACTCAAATCTTTGCAAACTCTGAGAATATGGGGATGCAGCAAGCTGAAATTCCCCCAGCAACAGCAGAAGTACAGTTTAGTAGAGCTATTCATAGAAGGAAACTGTGATTCACTGACCTCATTGTCGTTGGATGACTTCCCCAATCTTAAGACTCTCACTATATCAGAGTGCAAGAATCTGGAATCAGTTTCATTGTCAAAGCCATCACATGCTGCTCTTCAACGTCTCACCATCTTTAAATGCTGCaattttgtgtcatttacagGAAAAGGACTGGCTGCACCCAACTTGATTCGTCTTGAGGTCAGCTTCTGCACCAAGTTGAAGGCATTGCCACATGATATGAATACTCTTCTCCCAAGTTTACAGTCTCTCGAGATAGAGGGCTGCTGGAAAATTTGTAGGTTGCCAGAGGTTGGTTTCCCGCCTAACCTGAAACAGCTTATTATTGGGAAACAATGGAGGGGTCTATCGTCGATGCGCAACTTGGACACCCTCACTCATCTTATCATTGATGGTTCTGGCAGTCAGAATGTGAAGTCATTCCCTGAGGCCGGTTCGCTGCCTCACCTTCCCTCTCTTACCACTTTGAAGATCAGTCAGTTTAGTAATTTGGAGACATTAGAGTGCAACCAACTTCTCTGCCTCACCTCCCTCCAACATTTAATAATTGAACGATGTGCGAAGCTGGAGAATATGGCAGGAGAAAAGCTGCCTTCCTCTCTATTGCTACTTGAAATTGACTACTGTGATTTGCTGGGAGAACACTGCAAGAACAAGCATCAACAAATTTGGCCCAAAATTTCCCACATCCCATCCATTCAAGTTGGTACCAAAGAAGTGTTTCTATGGAGAACTG ATCGCTACACGTACAGAGGTAAAAGGATGCAGATGGCTAGGATTCCACCATATGTGTAG